One window from the genome of Tachypleus tridentatus isolate NWPU-2018 chromosome 11, ASM421037v1, whole genome shotgun sequence encodes:
- the RpS25 gene encoding ribosomal protein S25: MPPKQQPKKDPKAATAKKKKEGGSAGGKAKKKKWSKGKVRDKLNNLVLFDKATYEKLLKEVPMYKLITPSVVSERLKVRGSLARRALEELHQKGLIKQVVKHHSQLIYTRTTKGDDAQ, from the exons ATG ccTCCAAAACAACAACCTAAAAAGGATCCAAAAGCTGCAACAGctaaaaagaagaaagaaggagGTTCTGCTGGTGGGAAAGCTAAGAAAAAG AAGTGGTCCAAGGGAAAAGTGCGTGACAAACTTAACAACCTTGTGTTGTTTGATAAAGCTACCTATGAAAAACTCCTGAAAGAGGTGCCTATGTACAAGCTGATTACACCTTCCGTTGTGTCTGAAAGGTTAAAGGTCCGTGGATCACTTGCTCGTAGAGCCTTGGAAGAACTTCATCAGAAAG GCCTCATTAAGCAAGTGGTAAAGCATCATAGTCAACTTATTTACACAAGGACCACAAAGGGAGACGATGCTCAGTGA